In Synergistaceae bacterium, a genomic segment contains:
- a CDS encoding tyrosine-protein phosphatase codes for MRRKIFLFAVIFAFIVFPAESAVRNAKDFYKSLSRRLGRDRQNYSYLTDREFANFREVTTTGIGHNKLYRSSSPVKNWGNRNLIADKLAQEAGVKTFINLADSSTSIKEYPDFDASYYSKQNIICLNLSTKFFTGKFRKTLARGIRFMINNEPPYLIHCDLGKDRAGFVCALIECLMGASANEVVSDFLISFYNYFGIVPDSDPDSEYNFVADNEIRAFLAKAFGVKSIYNANLQECAEKYFIGLGLTVDEIESLRNKLKP; via the coding sequence TAGTTTTTCCGGCGGAATCGGCTGTCAGGAACGCAAAAGATTTCTATAAAAGTTTATCGCGCAGACTCGGCAGGGACAGGCAGAATTATTCATATTTGACCGACAGAGAATTTGCTAATTTCCGCGAAGTAACAACAACTGGAATCGGACACAATAAATTATACCGCTCATCATCGCCCGTAAAAAATTGGGGAAATAGAAATCTTATCGCCGACAAATTAGCTCAGGAAGCAGGAGTCAAAACTTTTATAAACCTCGCTGACTCATCAACAAGCATTAAAGAATATCCAGACTTTGACGCAAGTTATTACAGTAAACAGAATATCATTTGCTTGAATCTCAGCACAAAATTTTTCACCGGCAAATTTAGAAAAACTCTCGCGCGCGGTATTAGATTCATGATCAACAACGAACCGCCATATTTAATTCATTGCGATTTGGGCAAAGATAGAGCCGGCTTTGTGTGTGCATTGATTGAGTGCTTGATGGGTGCTTCTGCAAATGAAGTCGTGAGCGATTTTCTGATCTCGTTTTATAATTATTTCGGGATTGTGCCGGATTCTGACCCTGACTCAGAGTATAATTTTGTCGCTGATAACGAGATTCGCGCGTTCCTTGCAAAGGCTTTCGGAGTCAAGAGCATTTATAACGCCAATTTACAAGAATGTGCAGAGAAATATTTTATCGGTCTCGGTCTCACTGTTGATGAAATAGAATCGTTGCGAAATAAATTAAAACCTTGA